ACGGTACGGCTCAATGTGTTGTTTGGATTAAAAGGTCGTACTTTTATGTTGCTAAAAGACGATGCGTTTAATAATGCACAACTTTTGTAATTAAATAACAAAAAAGACAGCTAGAAGTGAAAGAAATCCATCTGTGGAGAAAGAATTAGTAATTTAAGTAAAAGTTGGTGCTTAAAGGCATCGTCATACGCTGGTCAAGGGGGGGAATGATCTTTATAATACGTCGGTTTTTTGGTGAAGTGAGTTTGTGTTTCGCAATTAAGGTTAACTTAACTGCTAGCTTATGCATGATTTCCCGGAGGGGGGTGTAAGCACAGCACATTACGCTTTTTGTGTTCAATTTATTGTTGGGCAGAACATAATGTATAAAATTACAAAAGGCCTGGATCTGCCGATCTCAGGTGCTCCCAATCAAGTGATTGAGAAGGCGGCTAACGCAAAAACAGTCGCTGTTATCGGTCCTGACTATCATGGTATGAAACCTACTATGTTGGTTGCGGAAGGGGATAAAGTTAAAAAAGGTCAAGTTATCTTTACAGACAAGAAAACAGACGGTGTGAAATACACAGCGCCTGCTGCTGGAACGATAATGGCCATCAACCGCGGTGCACGACGTGTTTTTCAATCGGTTGTTATCCGTGTTGAAGGGAATGAATCTGAAACGTTTGCTGCGTATTCTGGATCAGAATTGAAGTCTTTGGAACGTAGCAAAGTGGTTAGTAATCTGGTGGATTCTGGATTATGGACCGCATTTCGTACACGTCCTTTCTCAAAGGTACCTGAAGTTGCTTCAGTGCCAAACTCGATTTTTGTTACAGCGATAGACACGAATCCATTGGCCGCTTCTCCTGAAGTTGTGTTGGCTGATCAGGCTGAGGCGTTTGCTGATGGTCTTACTGTGTTGACGCGTTTGACAGAAGGTAGCGTGTTTTTGTGTAAAGCACCCGGCGCTAAAATTCCAACAACGAGCGATGTGACCGTTGAAGAGTTTTCTGGCGTACATCCTGCGGGCCTAGCTGGTACTCATATTCACTTTCTTGATCCTGTAAACGATAAAAAAACGGTTTGGTCGATAAACTATCAAGACGTCATTGCCGTTGGTAAATTATTTGTTACCGGTGAACTGAGCGTAGATCGTGTTGTTGCATTGGCTGGCCCACAAGTCAAAAAGCCTCGTTTGCTTCGAACGCAAGTAGGCGCGAGCCTAGATGGTTTGTTAAACGGCGAGCTAAGCAGTGGGGAAAACCGAGTCATTTCAGGGTCGGTATTATCTGGTCGCAATGCTCATGGCCCGTTTGCTTATCTTGGTCGTTATCACAACCAAGTGTCTGTATTAGAAGAAGGTCGTGAGCGCCAAATGATGCATTACCTTCGTGCTGGTGTCGAAAAACATTCTATTATGAATGTATTTTTCTCTAAGCTGACAGGTAAAAAGTCGTTTGATATGACTACGACAACCAATGGCAGTGATCGTACCATGTTGCCGCTGGGGAATTTTGAGCGCGTTATGCCGCTTGATATATTACCGACTCAATTGCTGCGTGCGCTGGTGGTGAACGATACCGAGCAAGCTCAAAAATTGGGTGCGCTTGAGTTAGATGACGAAGATCTGGCTTTGTGCACTTACAGCTGTTCAGGTAAGTTTGAATACGGTCCGATCCTTCGGGATTGTCTAACTCTAATAGAAAACGAGGGTTAATTCATGGGACTTAGAAAAGTACTCGATAAAATGGAGCCTGATTTTCATACAGGCGGAAAATATGAAAATTGGTATGCCCTCTATGAGGCCGTTGACACCATTTTTTATCGTCCTAGTTCTGTTACTAAAAATGGTTCACACGTTCGTGACGCGGTTGATATGAAGCGCATCATGATTTTAGTGTGGATGTGTACCTTTCCAGCGATGTTCTTTGGCATGTATAACATTGGTTTTCAAGCCAATACGGCTATGGATGCAATGGGCGTCACTGCAGTGGACTCTTGGCGTCATTCGATTATTGGTAGTTTAACCAATTACGATGCGACCAGTGTCTGGGACAACATGATTTATGGCGCACTGCATTTCTTGCCTATCTATCTAACGGCCTTTGCAGTAGGTGGTTTCTGGGAAGTCTTGTTTTCTTCCGTGCGTAAGCATGAGATTAACGAAGGTTTCTTTGTTACTTCTATTCTTTTTTCGTTGTCTTTGCCGGCTACCGTTCCATTGTGGCAAGTCGCCCTCGGGATTAGCTTTGGTGTGGTATTGGCGAAAGAAGTGTTCGGTGGGACAGGTAAAAACTTCCTTAACCCGGCGCTTGCAGGTCGAGCCTTTTTGTTCTTCGCTTATCCCGCGTCTATGTCGGGTGATGCGGTTTGGACAGCGGTTGATGGTTTTTCAGGTGCAACGGCATTAAGTCAGCTTGCCGCTTCTGGTGTAGCGGGTTTGACTGTGGGTTGGTCTGATGCCTTCTTTGGCTTTGTTCAAGGTTCTATGGGTGAAACGTCTACTTTAGCAATTTTAATCGGTGGTTCTGCTTTACTGATTATGCGCATTGCGGCTTGGCGAATTGTGGCGGGCGTGATGTTGGGCATGGTGTTGACGTCATCATTGTTTAACATGATAGGTTCGGACACGAACCCTATGTTTGCAACGCCTTGGTATTGGCATCTTGTTCTAGGTGGTTTTGCCTTTGGTATGATGTACATGGCAACCGACCCTGTTTCTGCTTCTATGACGAATCGTGGTAAGTGGTTTTATGGTGCCTTGATCGGTCTGATGGTTGTTCTTATTCGTGTTGTTAACCCTGCTTATCCCGAAGGGATGATGCTAGCCATTCTGTTTGCGAACTTGTTTTCGCCATTCATAGATCACTTTGTGGTTCAGGCTAATATCAAACGGAGGGTTGCACGCAATGGCTAGCAGTAACGATAGTATTCAAAAAACCATCATAGTGGCGTTAGCGTTATGTTTGGTGTGTTCTGTGTTTGTTGCCGCCGCGGCGGTTGGTCTAAAACCTATTCAGAACTCCAACAAAGATTTAGATCGTAAGCGTAATATTTTATCTGCTGCTGGTATGTTAGAACCTGGTAAATCAGTCGACGAGATATTTCAGACGGTAGAAACGCGCATTGTTAACTTACAAACTGGCGCCTTTGCGACAGACGCTGAAATGAAGGAAGCGGGTATTAATCCGGCTACCTACGACCAGCGAGCCGCTTCGAAAGACGCTAATTTATCGGTTGCTTTGAAAGGAGAAAATGATCCGGCGAGTATTAAACGTCGTGCGAATTTTTCTTCAGTCTATTTGGTGAAATCCGGCGATCAAATTGATCGGGTAATATTGCCTGTTCATGGTTATGGTTTATGGTCCACTATGTACGGTTTCATGGCATTGAAAAATGATTTTAATACCGTGATAGGCTTTGGTTTCTACGCTCAAGGTGAAACACCTGGGTTGGGCGGTGAAGTAGACAATCCAAACTGGAAAGCGTTGTGGAAAGGAAAAGAGGTATACGACAACGAAGGTCAAGCGGTGCTTAGGCTTGCCAAAGCCGGTGTTGACAGCTCGGATCCTGAAGCGATACATAAAGTTGATGGTTTGTCTGGTGCAACCTTGACCAGCCGTGGTGTCACTAACCTTGTGCAATATTGGTTAGGTAAAGAGGGCTTTGCCCCCTTCTTGACACAACTTCGTAGTGGAGGAGCTTAAGAATGTCTGATATTAAAAAAGTTCTCTTTGGGCCTATTCTTGCGAATAACCCTATTGCTTTACAGATTTTGGGTATTTGTTCTGCACTGGCGGTAACCAGTAGTTTGAAAGTCAGTTTGGTTATGGCAATTGCCTTAACTTTGGTAACGGCTTTTTCAGGCTTTTTTATCGCTATTATCCGTAATCACATTCCAAACAGCATTCGTATCATTGTACAGATGATCATCATTGCGTCCTTGGTTATTGTGGTGGATCAGATCTTAAAAGCCTTTGCGTTTGAAATCAGTAAGCAGCTTTCTGTGTTCGTTGGTTTGATCATTACGAACTGTATCGTAATGGGTCGTGCCGAAGCGTTTGCAATGAAAAATGGCCCTGTTATGAGCTTTGTCGATGGTATCGGTAATGGCTTGGGTTACAGTGCTATGTTGATTGTGGTGGCGTTTTTCCGCGAATTACTGGGTGCTGGCAAATTATTCGGTTTTGAGATTTTCGCAACCGTTCAGAATGGTGGCTGGTATCAACCAAATGGTCTGATGTTACTTCCGCCAAGTGCTTTCTTTGTGATTGGTTTGGTTATTTGGGCGTTGCGTTCTTACAAGAAAGAGCAAGTTGAAGCGCCTGAGTTTAAGATAGCAGCCAATTCTCGCTCTCAGGAGGCGCTCTAAATGGAACATTTAATCAGTCTATTTGTTAAAGCTGTTTTTGTTGAAAACATGGCGTTGGCGTTCTTCCTTGGTATGTGTACTTTCTTGGCTTTGTCCAAAAAAGTAGAAACCGCTATTGGGTTAGGTATTGCCGTTGTTGTTGTGTTAGCGATTACTGTACCGCTTAACAATTTGTTGTACAAAAACCTTCTTGCGGATGGTGCTCTTGACTGGGCGGGTTTGCCAGGGGTTGATCTTAGTTTCCTAGGTCTATTGAGCTACATTGGTGTTATTGCCGCGGTGGTTCAGATATTGGAAATGATGCTAGATAAATACATGCCCGCGTTATACAACGCGCTGGGCGTCTTTTTACCACTAATCACAGTGAACTGCGCCATCATGGGTGCGTCTTTGTTCATGGTTGAGCGTGACTACAATTTCAGTGAAAGTCTCGTTTACGGTGTCGGTGCGGGTATTGGTTGGGCGTTGGCTATTGCGGCGCTTGCTGGTATTCGAGAAAAGCTTAAGTATTCAGATGTTCCTGCAGGTCTTCGTGGTTTAGGTATCACGTTTATCACAGTAGGACTGATGAGTTTAGGGTTTATGTCATTTTCTGGTGTGCAGCTTTAATCGGCTGCATGTTTAGACAACCAAGAATAAGGTGTAAATAACATGGTCAACTTAGAAATTATTCTAGGTGTGGTGATGTTCACAGCTATCGTGCTTGCGTTAGTAGCAATTATCCTTGCTGCTCGTGCACGCTTGGTAAGCACTGGGGACGTTACAATTCGCATCAATGGTGAAAAAGAAGTGACTGCCCCTGCTGGTGGTAAATTGCTTCAAACTTTGGCGAATAGCGGCATTTTCTTATCATCCGCTTGTGGTGGTGGTGGTACATGCGCGCAATGTAAATGTAAAGTGACGTCGGGTGGCGGTTCTATGTTGTCCACTGAGCAATCGCATTTCACACGCCGCGATGAGAAAGAGGGTTATCGATTGTCCTGTCAGGTTTCTGTTAAGCAGGACATGGATGTAGAAGTACCTGAAGAAGTTTTTGGTGTTAAAGCTTGGGATTGTACTGTTGAGTCAAACCCCAATTTGGCCACTTTTATCAAAGAGCTAACGCTTAAATTACCAGAAGGCGAAAACGTAGACTTCCGTGCTGGTGGTTACGTTCAGCTTGAAGCGCCAGCGCATACGGTTTACTACAAAGATTTTGATATTGAAGAAGAGTACCGCGGTGACTGGGATAAATTTAACCTTTGGAAATTCGTTTCTAAGGTTGATGAGCCAGTGATTCGTGCGTATTCAATGGCAAATTACCCAGAAGAGCGTGGTGTTGTTAAGTTTAATATTCGTATTGCTTCACCACCTCCAGGTAAAGATGATTTACCTCCTGGTCAAATGTCGTCGTATGTATTCAGTTTGAAACCGGGCGATAAGATTAAAGTATATGGTCCTTTCGGTGAATTTTTCGCGAAAGATTCCGATGCTGAGATGGTATTTGTTGGTGGTGGTGCTGGTATGGCACCAATGCGTTCACACATATTTGACCAGCTTAAGCGTCTGAATTCTAAACGTAAAATTTCCTTCTGGTACGGCGCTCGTAGCGTTCGTGAAGCATTTTACTCTGAAGAATATGATAAGCTTCAAGAAGAGAACGAGAACTTTGAATGGCATTTAGCTTTGTCTGACCCTCAGCCAGAAGATAACTGGGAAGGTAAGACGGGCTTCATTCATAATGTACTTTATGATAGCTATTTAAAAGATCATCCTGCTCCAGAAGATTGTGAGTTCTACATGTGTGGGCCTCCAATGATGAACGCTTCTGTGATTAAGATGTTAGAAGATCTTGGTGTAGAAAAAGAAAATATCCTATTGGATGATTTCGGCGGCTAGCACCATAATAAAGACCCACCTTATGGTGGGTCTTTATTTTATAAGCAACGAAAAGATTAAATATGCGTAAAAAAATTGTATTTTCAGCCTTATTGCTTGTTGTCATTGCGGTTATCTACCGTGTGTTTGCTTTTACTCCCGAATTAGTCAGTTTTTCAGGCCCAACAATGGGTACGACTTACACGGTTAAGTTTTTTACTACGCCGGATGTCACAAGCTCGCATGATTTGAAAGATGATGTTGATGCTATTCTCGTTAAAGTAAACAAACTCATGTCTACCTATGATCCGAACTCAGAACTTTCTCTATTTAATGCATTGCCCGCCGGCCAATCGGCGAGCATTAGCGAAGAAATGGCTTATGTCATTGATAAGGCGTTGTTGATTAGTGAGATGAGTGAGGGTGAATACGATATTACGATTGGTCCATTGGTGAACCTTTGGGGTTTCGGCCCAGGTAAGCGTGAAGATAAAGTGCCTGCTCAGGACGCCATCGATGAGGCCAAATCCCGAGTCGGATATCAATATTTGCAGCTTGATGGCCGCCGATTAACAAAAGAAAAAGACATCTATGTGGACTTGTCATCAATTGCCAAGGGGTATGGCGTTGATGCGGTTGCCGATGCGCTTCAGCGTCGTGGTATCGACCAATATCTGATCGAGGTTGGTGGTGAGATCGTATCCAAAGGCGTAAAGCCGGATGGCACCCCTTGGAAAATAGCGATTGAAAGCCCTGCTGGCGGACATAATATCGCAGAGCGCATTATGTCAGTCACTGATATTGCGGTGGCGACTTCGGGCGATTACCGAAATTACTTTGAAAAAAATGGTGTTCGATATTCTCATACTATTAACCCAATTACTGGTCGACCCATTTCACATCGTTTGGTTTCTGTTACTGTGATGGACAAGACGACCACCATGGCGGATGGCCTTGCTACAGCGATTACCGTACTCGGGCCCGAGAAAGGGTTTGAATTTGCACAAAAGAATGGCATCGCGGCCTATTTGTTAGTGAAAACAGATTTTGGTTTTGAAGAGCGTCCGTCTGATGCATTTAAAAATTTTTTACAGTAATGGCAGTATTTTTAAGTTTTATTATTAGGAGAGTCTTATGTTAACCGTTGTTTTGGCATTTGCCCTTATGCTTCTGTTGGTTGCAGCAATGGCTGTTGGCGTCTTGATGGGAAGGAAACCTATATCGGGTTCTTGTGGCGGTATGAGTGCACTGGGCATGGAAGTGGCCTGCGATATTTGTGGGGGTGACAAAGGTAAATGCGAAAAAGAAACGAAAGAGGGCGTTGCCGCAAAAATTTCTGATGACACGTTTTATGACGCAAGCAAATAATTGAATGGCGAAGAGGGTAATATGACAACAAGACATTATGATGTAGTGGTGTTGGGCACAGGCCCTGCAGGTGAAGGTGCTGCCATGAGTGCTGCTAAAGCTGGCAAGAGAGTGGCCGTTATCGAGGCCAGTTCACAAGTGGGTGGGAGTTGTACGCACTTAGGGACGATTCCATCAAAGGCGTTACGTCATGCTGTTAAGGAAATCATCGTTTTCAATACCAACCCTATGTTTCGTGACATTGGGGAGCCCCGTTGGTTCTCGTTTCCTAAAGTCTTAGACCGTGCCAATCGAGTGATTGATC
The sequence above is a segment of the Marinomonas sp. IMCC 4694 genome. Coding sequences within it:
- a CDS encoding FAD:protein FMN transferase; its protein translation is MRKKIVFSALLLVVIAVIYRVFAFTPELVSFSGPTMGTTYTVKFFTTPDVTSSHDLKDDVDAILVKVNKLMSTYDPNSELSLFNALPAGQSASISEEMAYVIDKALLISEMSEGEYDITIGPLVNLWGFGPGKREDKVPAQDAIDEAKSRVGYQYLQLDGRRLTKEKDIYVDLSSIAKGYGVDAVADALQRRGIDQYLIEVGGEIVSKGVKPDGTPWKIAIESPAGGHNIAERIMSVTDIAVATSGDYRNYFEKNGVRYSHTINPITGRPISHRLVSVTVMDKTTTMADGLATAITVLGPEKGFEFAQKNGIAAYLLVKTDFGFEERPSDAFKNFLQ
- the nqrM gene encoding (Na+)-NQR maturation NqrM; this encodes MLTVVLAFALMLLLVAAMAVGVLMGRKPISGSCGGMSALGMEVACDICGGDKGKCEKETKEGVAAKISDDTFYDASK
- the nqrE gene encoding NADH:ubiquinone reductase (Na(+)-transporting) subunit E, with protein sequence MEHLISLFVKAVFVENMALAFFLGMCTFLALSKKVETAIGLGIAVVVVLAITVPLNNLLYKNLLADGALDWAGLPGVDLSFLGLLSYIGVIAAVVQILEMMLDKYMPALYNALGVFLPLITVNCAIMGASLFMVERDYNFSESLVYGVGAGIGWALAIAALAGIREKLKYSDVPAGLRGLGITFITVGLMSLGFMSFSGVQL
- the nqrF gene encoding NADH:ubiquinone reductase (Na(+)-transporting) subunit F: MVNLEIILGVVMFTAIVLALVAIILAARARLVSTGDVTIRINGEKEVTAPAGGKLLQTLANSGIFLSSACGGGGTCAQCKCKVTSGGGSMLSTEQSHFTRRDEKEGYRLSCQVSVKQDMDVEVPEEVFGVKAWDCTVESNPNLATFIKELTLKLPEGENVDFRAGGYVQLEAPAHTVYYKDFDIEEEYRGDWDKFNLWKFVSKVDEPVIRAYSMANYPEERGVVKFNIRIASPPPGKDDLPPGQMSSYVFSLKPGDKIKVYGPFGEFFAKDSDAEMVFVGGGAGMAPMRSHIFDQLKRLNSKRKISFWYGARSVREAFYSEEYDKLQEENENFEWHLALSDPQPEDNWEGKTGFIHNVLYDSYLKDHPAPEDCEFYMCGPPMMNASVIKMLEDLGVEKENILLDDFGG
- a CDS encoding Na(+)-translocating NADH-quinone reductase subunit C — protein: MASSNDSIQKTIIVALALCLVCSVFVAAAAVGLKPIQNSNKDLDRKRNILSAAGMLEPGKSVDEIFQTVETRIVNLQTGAFATDAEMKEAGINPATYDQRAASKDANLSVALKGENDPASIKRRANFSSVYLVKSGDQIDRVILPVHGYGLWSTMYGFMALKNDFNTVIGFGFYAQGETPGLGGEVDNPNWKALWKGKEVYDNEGQAVLRLAKAGVDSSDPEAIHKVDGLSGATLTSRGVTNLVQYWLGKEGFAPFLTQLRSGGA
- a CDS encoding NADH:ubiquinone reductase (Na(+)-transporting) subunit B, whose translation is MGLRKVLDKMEPDFHTGGKYENWYALYEAVDTIFYRPSSVTKNGSHVRDAVDMKRIMILVWMCTFPAMFFGMYNIGFQANTAMDAMGVTAVDSWRHSIIGSLTNYDATSVWDNMIYGALHFLPIYLTAFAVGGFWEVLFSSVRKHEINEGFFVTSILFSLSLPATVPLWQVALGISFGVVLAKEVFGGTGKNFLNPALAGRAFLFFAYPASMSGDAVWTAVDGFSGATALSQLAASGVAGLTVGWSDAFFGFVQGSMGETSTLAILIGGSALLIMRIAAWRIVAGVMLGMVLTSSLFNMIGSDTNPMFATPWYWHLVLGGFAFGMMYMATDPVSASMTNRGKWFYGALIGLMVVLIRVVNPAYPEGMMLAILFANLFSPFIDHFVVQANIKRRVARNG
- a CDS encoding NADH:ubiquinone reductase (Na(+)-transporting) subunit D — encoded protein: MSDIKKVLFGPILANNPIALQILGICSALAVTSSLKVSLVMAIALTLVTAFSGFFIAIIRNHIPNSIRIIVQMIIIASLVIVVDQILKAFAFEISKQLSVFVGLIITNCIVMGRAEAFAMKNGPVMSFVDGIGNGLGYSAMLIVVAFFRELLGAGKLFGFEIFATVQNGGWYQPNGLMLLPPSAFFVIGLVIWALRSYKKEQVEAPEFKIAANSRSQEAL
- a CDS encoding Na(+)-translocating NADH-quinone reductase subunit A, with the translated sequence MYKITKGLDLPISGAPNQVIEKAANAKTVAVIGPDYHGMKPTMLVAEGDKVKKGQVIFTDKKTDGVKYTAPAAGTIMAINRGARRVFQSVVIRVEGNESETFAAYSGSELKSLERSKVVSNLVDSGLWTAFRTRPFSKVPEVASVPNSIFVTAIDTNPLAASPEVVLADQAEAFADGLTVLTRLTEGSVFLCKAPGAKIPTTSDVTVEEFSGVHPAGLAGTHIHFLDPVNDKKTVWSINYQDVIAVGKLFVTGELSVDRVVALAGPQVKKPRLLRTQVGASLDGLLNGELSSGENRVISGSVLSGRNAHGPFAYLGRYHNQVSVLEEGRERQMMHYLRAGVEKHSIMNVFFSKLTGKKSFDMTTTTNGSDRTMLPLGNFERVMPLDILPTQLLRALVVNDTEQAQKLGALELDDEDLALCTYSCSGKFEYGPILRDCLTLIENEG